ACCCGTTAATTTACCAAAGTTACTTTCAACACCCCATAACGCGACAATAAATCGTGGTTGAACGCCATACTCTTCACCAATTCGATTTAACTCTTTGTAGTGCTTTTTATATAAATCATTCGCTTGCTTAATTTTCCATTTTGGAACAGCTCTTGGAATATACTCATCCAGAGTCAATTTCTTCTCTGGTTGATTACGATCTGATTTTACGGCTTTCTCTTTAAATGCAACGTTTTTAAATGCACGTTCTAAAATCGGTTCTGAAATCCCAATTTCCCGAGCTTCATTTTTCAACCCTACAATGTAATCTTGAAAGTCACCCTCAGGTGTTGCTGATGCTGATGTTGCCAAAAATAAACTGACTATCCCTAGCAGTAATTTTCTCTTCATAAAATTAATTCTCTTCTCTTGCTGCTTTATCTTTTTTGTATTTTTCAAGCAGATTTTCTGGTGGTGGCGGTAACTGCAAAAAGAATCCATTTTCTTTTATTGCTGTTTTTACTTTTTCTACATCAACTGAAGCCAGTTTTCTGCCTTCTAAATTTACCACCATTACCATGGTTGGAGTACCGAACATCGACATAAGTTCTTGCGGTACAGGGGCAAAATCATCTTTTTTCTCAATATAAAGATAAGCACCTTGTTTTTTCGTGCTTTTATAAATAGAACAGAACATTTTATAACCTATTTTTTGAAAGGATTGATCTTGCTCTCAACTTATTTCAAATGATTAATGTCTATTTGGTGAGAGGCTTGCTAAAAAGTAGACTTCTGACAATAAGATAACTTGCTGTACAGTCGAAGTGACTATAACATGGTATCAGATTTGTGGTATTAAAATTATCAAGATACAGAATAGTATGACAAAAACAGCCGATTTAAAGGGCAGTAATTTCACCCTTTCAGTATTACATTTGCCTAATGATGACGTTGCCTTAGCATTAAATATGCTTGAGCAAAAAGTGGCACAAGCGCCTTCTTTTTTTGCTTCAGCTCCTGTTGTCGTTAACATTGAAAATGTATCGAATGAAATTAACTTTGTTGAGCTAAAATCTGGTGTCGAACGTACCGGCATGATTCCTGTTGGAATTACAGGTTGTAAAGATAAAGAAAAGCAAGCTCAAGCAACTGCTGCTGGCTTTGCAGTAATGACATCTTTTACACCTCAACAAGTAACGCAAAAAGCAAATATGCAACCAACGAAAGTGATAAAAACACCAATTCGTTCAGGCCAACAAATATATGCAAAAGATGCGGATCTTGTGATCTTAAATCACGTAAGTCCAGGTGCTGAAGTGATAGCAGATGGCAGTATACATATTCATGGCACATTACGCGGCAGAGCAATTGCTGGTGCAAGTGGCCAAGCAGAAGCAAAAGTCTTCTGTAAAAACTTACAAGCTGAGCTAATTTCCATCGCAGGTAATTATTGGCTAAGCGATCAAATTGACAAAGAGTATTGGCATCAAAATGTCATGATCACTATGGTTGAAGACCGTATTCAGATCGATACCCTAACGTTATAGCACAATAGAAAAAGGAATAATAAAAATGGCACGTATTGTCGTTGTGACTTCAGGCAAAGGTGGCGTAGGTAAGACTACTTCTAGCTCTGCAATTGCATCGGGTCTTGCATTGGCTGGCAAAAAAACTGCGGTAATCGATTTTGATATTGGTTTACGTAACCTTGACCTAATTATGGGTTGTGAGCGTCGTGTTGTTTACGATTTTGTAAACGTGATTAACGGCGAGGCAACTCTAAACCAAGCGTTAATTAAAGATAAGCGTGTAGGTAATCTATTTATCCTACCAGCTTCTCAAACTCGTGATAAAGATGCATTAACCAAAGACGGTGTTCGTCGCGTTCTTGATGAACTGATCGAAATGAACTTTGATTTCATTATTTGTGATTCTCCAGCGGGTATCGAAGCGGGTGCTTTAATGGCACTGTACTTTGCAGATGAAGCGATTATTACCACCAACCCTGAAGTTTCTTCAGTTCGTGACTCTGACCGTATCCTTGGCATTTTAGATTCTAAATCACGCCGAGCTGAAGACTCATTAGAACCTGTAAAACAACATCTACTACTAACACGCTACTGCCCTGCTCGAGTGAACCAAGGCGAGATGTTAAGTGTGGGTGATGTTGAAGAAATTTTAAACATTCCACTTTTAGGTGTAATTCCAGAGAGTCAATCAGTACTAAATGCATCAAACAAAGGTGTTCCTGTAATTTTTGATGAAGAGTCTAACGCTGGTGCAGCATATCAAGATGCTGTCGATCGCTTATTAGGTAAAGAAGTATCATTCCGTTTCTTAGAAGAAGAGAAAAAAGGCATCTTTAAACGACTATTTGGAGGTTA
The Aliivibrio fischeri ATCC 7744 = JCM 18803 = DSM 507 DNA segment above includes these coding regions:
- a CDS encoding YcgL domain-containing protein; translated protein: MFCSIYKSTKKQGAYLYIEKKDDFAPVPQELMSMFGTPTMVMVVNLEGRKLASVDVEKVKTAIKENGFFLQLPPPPENLLEKYKKDKAAREEN
- the minC gene encoding septum site-determining protein MinC, which produces MTKTADLKGSNFTLSVLHLPNDDVALALNMLEQKVAQAPSFFASAPVVVNIENVSNEINFVELKSGVERTGMIPVGITGCKDKEKQAQATAAGFAVMTSFTPQQVTQKANMQPTKVIKTPIRSGQQIYAKDADLVILNHVSPGAEVIADGSIHIHGTLRGRAIAGASGQAEAKVFCKNLQAELISIAGNYWLSDQIDKEYWHQNVMITMVEDRIQIDTLTL
- the minD gene encoding septum site-determining protein MinD, with protein sequence MARIVVVTSGKGGVGKTTSSSAIASGLALAGKKTAVIDFDIGLRNLDLIMGCERRVVYDFVNVINGEATLNQALIKDKRVGNLFILPASQTRDKDALTKDGVRRVLDELIEMNFDFIICDSPAGIEAGALMALYFADEAIITTNPEVSSVRDSDRILGILDSKSRRAEDSLEPVKQHLLLTRYCPARVNQGEMLSVGDVEEILNIPLLGVIPESQSVLNASNKGVPVIFDEESNAGAAYQDAVDRLLGKEVSFRFLEEEKKGIFKRLFGG